The window AAGGTAATAGTATACCGTGGGGGCATTGCCCAATTTGAAACCGTTACCACTGGCATCCGGGATTCAACCTTTGTCCAGATCACATCGGGCCTGAACGCCGGCGACACTATTGTGACCACCGGCCTGCTCTCCATTAAGCCCGAGTCAAAATTGCAAATCACCAAACTGAACTAAGCAGAAGATGAACATATCTGAACTGAGTTTAAGGCGCCCGGTATTAGCCATTGTAATGAACATTATCATCATAGTGTTCGGTGTGATCGGCTACAAGTTCCTGGGCGTCCGCGATTACCCTGCCATCGATCCCCCGATCGTCAACGTAAGGACCTCCTATCCCGGTGCCAATGCCGATATCATTGAATCGCAGATCACCGAGGTGTTGGAGAAATCGATCAATGGTATTGCGGGTGTAAAGAATATCAGTTCCCTGAGCAGCCAGGGAAACAGCAGCATCACAGTTGAATTCGACCTGAATATCGACCTGGAAGCCGCTGCCAATGATGTACGTGATAAGGTATCGCAGGCTGTTCGTTCACTGCCTTCTGACCTGGACGCCCCTCCGGTGGTATCCAAGGCAGATGCCAGTTCGGACTTTATCCTGTCGATGACCGTTCAGAGCAATACCCGCAACCAGTTGGAGATGACGGAGTATGCTACCAATAACCTGCTTGAACGCTTGCAGACCATCCCCGGTGTAAGTAGCATCCAGATATGGGGGGAAAAGAAATATGCCATGCGCATATGGTTCGATCCCGCCAAGCTCTCTGCCTATGGCCTTACCCCTGCAGATGTGCAGGCAGCCCTTCGGGCCCAGAATGTGGAATTACCCTCCGGAAAGATCTCCGGTAATGCAACCGAACTCTCCGTCCGGACCTTCGGTTTGCTGAATACAGAGGAAGACTTCAATAATATCATTGTAAAAACAGTGAATGGAGCCGATATCAGGCTCAAGGATGTGGGCGAGGCGGTATTAGGACCCGAGAACGAAGAATCCATACTCAAGGAAAGTGGCATCCCGATGATCGCCCTGGCCATCATTCCGCAGCCCGGCTCCAACTATGTGGCCATCAGCGATGAGTTTTACAAGCGCTATGAGCAGATCAAGAAAGAAGTACCTGATGATATCTCCCTGGATATTGCACTCGACCAAACCAAGTTCATCAAGCGTTCTATTACCGAGGTAGAAGAAACATTGATCATTTCCTTCATCCTGGTGGTACTGATCATTTACCTCTTCTTCCGCGACTGGATCATTGCGATCCGCCCATTAATAGATATCCCGGTTTCCCTGATTGGCGCCTTCTTCATCATGTACCTGTTCGGCTTTACGATCAACGTACTGACCCTGCTGGCGATCGTTTTGGCCACGGGCCTGGTGGTGGATGACGGTATCGTTGTGACAGAGAATATCTTCAAGAAAATGGAGCAGGGCATGGGTAAGTGGCAGGCTGCCAAGGAAGGCTCCAAAGAGATCTACTTCGCGGTAATCGCCACCTCTATCACCCTTGCGGTGGTATTCCTACCCATTGTGTTCCTGCAAGGCTTCGTAGGCCGCCTTTTCCGTGAATTCGGAATTGTTGTGGCCGGTGCGGTACTGATCTCGGCCTTTGTATCCCTTACCCTCACCCCGGTACTGAACGTAAAGCTGACCAGGAAGGTGCACAAACACTCCTGGTTCTACAATAAGACCGAACCCTTCTTCCGTGCTTTGGAGAACGGCTACCGCAGTTCGTTAACTGCGTTTATGCGTGTACGTTGGATCGCCCTCGTATTGATCGCAGTGTGTTTTGCCGTGATCTTTTTCATAGGGCGGCAGCTGCAATCCGAATTGGCGCCACTGGAAGACAGGAGCCAGTTCAGGCTTTCGATCACCGCTCCGGAAGGAACATCCTTCGATTACATGGATGCTTATATCGACAGGCTCGGGAAGATGGTAATGGATTCCACTCCGGAGAAAAAAGTAATGATCACCGTTACAGCCCCTGGCTTCACCGGTTCGGGTTCTGTAAATACGGGATTCCTGCGTATGTTGTTGGTTGACCCCGAAGAGAGGCAACGCAGCCAGCAGGAGATCGTTGACATGGTGAACCGGAACCTGCCGAAGTTCAATGAAGGAAGGGCATTCGCCATCCAGGAGCAGACCATTTCGGTTAACCGAAGGGGTGGTTTACCGGTGCAATTCGTCATCCAGAACGTAAACTTTGATAAACTCCGTGAAGTATTGCCCAAGTTCCTGGAGGAGGCCAATAAGAATCCAGTTTTCCAGGGGGTTGATGCAGACCTGAAGTTCAACAAGCCAGAATTAAGGGTGAATGTTGACCGTCTTAAGGCCAGCCAATTGGGCGTGAGCATTGAAGATGTCTCCTCTACCCTCCAACTGGCATTGAGTAACAGAAGGCTGGGTTATTTTACCAAGGATGGAAAGCAGTACCAGGTAATTGGACAGTTGGCCAGGAGCGATCGCGACGAACCTACTGACCTCAAATCAGTATATGTTCGCAGCAACCGCGGCGAGATCATTTCACTGGACAACCTGGTGACTTTTACAGAAGAAACCACCCCGCCTACCATCTACCACTTTAACCGATATAAGTCAGCGACCATTTCCGCAGGACTTGCACCGGGCAAGACCATTGGCGATGGTATCAAGGAGATGGAAAAGATCGCGGACAAATTACTGGATGATACCTTTACCACTTCATTGTCCGGAAACTCCCGCGACTTCGCGGAAAGTTCCAGCAATACCAGCTTTGCCTTCCTGTTGGCATTAGGACTTATCTTCCTGATCCTGGCAGCCCAGTTCGAGAGCTTTATTGATCCGCTCATTATCATGATCACGGTGCCCCTGGCCCTTGCCGGCGCCATCCTGTCGCTCTGGGCCTTCGACCAAACCCTTAATATCTTCTCACAGATCGGTATGATCATGCTTATCGGCCTGGTAACGAAGAACGGTATCCTGATCGTGGAATTTGCCAACCATAAACGGATGGAAGGAATGGGTAAATCAGCATCCGCCATTGATGCCGCTGTGATGCGCCTGCGCCCTATCCTGATGACCAGCCTGGCCATGTCACTGGGCGCCCTGCCATTGGCGCTTTCACTGGGTGCTGCTTCCACCAGCCGTATACCGCTGGGTATCGTGATCGTGGGTGGTATCATGTTCTCATTGGTGCTCACCCTTTACATCATCCCGGCCATGTATTCTTATTTGTCAACAAGCAAGAAAGCCAAAAGCGAACTGGACGAAGCTGTAACAGTACCAGTATCCGCTTAAACCAATCAATATGAGAACCATCAGAGGAATTATTATCATTAGCCTGGTCAGCCTGGCACAGGTGTCAAAAGCCCAGGAACTGCTGACCCTGGAACAAGCCATTGGAACAGCTTTACAGAATAACTATAATATCCGCCTGAGCAGGAACGACTCAGCTTCATTTGCTTTGGATAACAGCTATGCCTATGCGGGATTCCTTCCCAGGTTGAATGCCACTGTTACCAAGGTATGGAATGTGAACGCCCAGAAGCAGGAACTCGCCAATGGAACCAAGCGTGACACATCAGGATTGAAGTCCAACAATATCCAGGCATCCATCAACCTCAACTGGACCCTGTTCGATGGTTTGAGGATGTTTGCCACCAGGGATAAACTGGCAGAATTGGAACGTTTAGGTGGACTGGGGGTTAAGGAACAGGTGATCAACACTGTTGCCCTGGTAGTTGCCAACTATTATGGCATCGTGCGCCAAAAACAGCAACTCAAGGCCATCGTTGAACAGAAGAGCATCAGTGAGGAAAGGGTAAAACTTGCAGATAAAAAACTTTCAGTGGGATTAGGGGCCAAACCAGAGCTGTTGCAGGCGAAGGTTGACCTGAATGCCTTTATTGCTGCACAATACCAGCAAAATACCCTGATCGCGCAATTGAAAGAACAGCTTAACCAGTTGATGGGTGTTGAAAAGGAAGCCACCTATGAGGTGATGGATACTATTCCCATCAACCAGGACCTTACCCTTGATGAGGTAAGGAATAAGCTTGAACTGACCAACCCTACCCTGCTCATTACGCGCAAGAATATTGATATTGCCAAACTTACCCTCAAAGAGCGTAAAGGCGACAGGTGGCCGGTACTCAATTTCAACTCTGCCTATAACTTCAACAGACTGGTGAACAATACGGTGATCAACAACTTCACCCCCCTGTTCAACCGCAACCTAGGTTTCAACTACGGATTCAGCCTGAACGTACCGATCCTGAACTTCTTTAATGCCAAGCGCCTCCAGGAACAGGCAGAACTTGATATCAGGTTCCAGCAAATATTACTGGACAACCAACGCACCCAGATCAATACGCAGGTAAACAATGCATTCAAGGATTATGAATTGCAGAAACGCAACCTGGTGCTGGAAGAAGAGAATGTAAAACTGGCCCAGGAAAACGTAATGATCGCGCTGGAAAGGTTCAAGCAAGGTGTGTCTACCTTCATTGAATTGCGGGAAGCCCAATTCAGCCTTGCCGAAGCAACCAACAGGCTGATCGCCGCACGCTATAATTCCAAGCTGGCAGAAATTGAACTCATGCGCCTGAAGGGAGAAATTGTACGATAACACTCATTCACTATATCACACACATCATGACAGCACCGGTCCACGACCGGTGCTTTGTTTTTTATGTAGAAGGACGGATTCATAAAAATTCTGTTTTTTTGCAGGATTCTATCTCCCAGTTTAAAAGCAAACTACATGAGTACAGCAACAGGCAATACTGCAACTTCCGGACAGGCATTGGTAGGGATCATTATGGGGTCAGATTCAGACCTTCCCATTATGCAGGCTGCAGCAGATATGCTGAAGGAATTCGGGATCGCCTATGAACTCACAGTAGTTTCTGCACACCGCACGCCCCTAAGGATGGTGGAATATGCTACAAAGGCCAGGCAAAGGGGACTGAAGGTGATCATTGCCGGAGCCGGAGGGGCTGCCCACTTGCCGGGCATGGTGGCGTCCCTGACCCCATTACCGGTGATCGGCGTTCCGGTCAAGTCCTCCAATTCCATAGACGGCTGGGATTCTGTGCTTTCCATCTTGCAAATGCCTAATGGAATCCCGGTTGCCACCGTTGCCCTGAATGCTGCAAAAAATGCTGGCATCCTGGCTGCTTCCATAATCGGGGCATTCGATAGCAGCATTGGTGATGCAGTGGCCAATTACAAACAAAAACTGGAACAGGAAGTCCTGGCAAAAGTGGACAAACTGAAAATAGGAGGCCAGCCTAACCAATTCGATTAAGGTCAATTTCCGTTAAAGGAATAGTATTGCTTTTCGCTGTATCACGGTTACCCAATAACCATCACCTGGAACTCCTGCTCCAGTGAGAAGGAATGCTGGTAAACCGCATCGATGAAAGCATTGCCATATTTTGCATAATAGGGCATGAAATTCTCCACCCTTTCCTGGAGGTTGCCATTGGGGAAAAGCGCCTGCCTGATGGTCAGGATCTGCCTAGATTGGTCAGTGAACTTCCTTTTCTCTGCCCGGAGCAATTTCTTTTCCAACCCTTCCAACTGCTTAACCATTTTCGATTCCATGGCACCAACATGTGCATTAAGCGTGGCATCAATGGTTCCGGCGACCTTACGGAGATGATCATAGAAGGCCCTGGTATCCCTTATTTCATTGGTTAGGTGGACCTGCGCCGCACTGTCCCTCTTGACCATTTCATCCAGCAGGGATTGTTCATTACGGAAGAAGTCCTTCAGGTCAAAGCCCAGCTTAGTTATCTTCTCCACCCACTTCTGTTCCACCACCAGGAAGGAATTTCGCAGGACCTGCAAGGGGTAAGGCACCCCATAATGCAGAAAAAGGTCTTTCAACTCCAGCCAATAAGCCAGTTCTCCCCCACCGCCAACAAAGGCAATATTGGGAAGGATGGTTTCCTGGAATAGCCCCCTCAGGATCACGTTTGGACTGAAACGTTCAGGATGTTGTTCCAATTCATTGATCATTTCTTCCTCACTGAACCGGATCGGGGTATCTACCACTACAAAACCTGTTTCTGTCTTTTCGATCCGGTTACGGATATTATCCTCCAGATAGAAAAGGTTGATCTCCCTTGGATTGGCCTGAACCTTATAGCCGGCTGCTAATTTATCAATGGTGCCAGCCACTACATTGGATGGTGTATGGTTGAATAAGTCTTCCCTGAACACCTGCTTCATCTGTGCTTTTAAAGCCGGATGGTCTGCTATCAAAACAACCAGCCCGAACCTTGCGAAAAGCTTATGTAATAGCTTAAAAGTTGCCGTCTGGATATCAGGACTTTCCAGGTAGGACTCTTTCAGTAGGGTAACCAGCTCCTTGCCAAATGGCTGCACGCTCAATTCCCCTTCGATCCTGTGGATGAGTTTCTCCAGTCCTTTGGTTGCCATCCTGCCAACAGCACCGGTCTGGTTGGTTTCCCAAACCAGTTTGTCGCCACTCAGGAACACCTTACCCAGTTCATCCAGATCGGCATCCTCGCTTCCCATATAGTACAAAGGGACAAATTGCTTGTCCGGGAATATTGAATTGAAATGAGCAGCCAGCTTAATCGCATGCAGGACCTTATAAATGAAATAGAGATACCCTGTAAAGATATTAGGCTGATGTGCGGTTACAACAGTGAATGTATTGGGCAGGAGCAAGGCCCGGATATTGGCAGCAACTTTAGGATCCGCTACTACCTGGGTATATTGTTCCTCCAATACCCTTACCAGGGTAGCGCGATCTGTCAGGAACTGCTCACGGGAATGTATAGCCGACGCAACACCTTCCAGGTTAACTGGGTGTTCATAGAATGCCTGTAAGCCAGGAGACGCTTCAACATAATCGGTCACAATCGTATTGAAACAATTCGTTTGCCCGTAGGTCAGGCAACTACAATGGGTTTCAAGGTCCTTCGCATCCCCGGTCATAGTACTAGTATTTGCTGCGGCTGTTTCCTGTGCCATAATTTCTTGGATTAAATCGACATACAGGGATTCCCAAACCTGTCTATTATCCCTACCCTGTTTAACAATTATTCAGGTTTAAAGTTATGAAACCCTCCTCCCTACAAAAACCTAAAAATGAAGACCGGTTCAGGGATTTAGTTGTATCTCTCGGGATCAAATGGCCGAAGGTCAATGGATGTGGCTTGTTCATTGGCCAATTCCGCCACCAGTTTTCCGGTACCGGCACCAAGGCTAAGGCCAATCATCGCGTGACCAGTGGCCATAATAAGGTTGTCCACCTTCCTGCTCCTGCCAACATAGGGAAGCCCATCTGCAGAACAGGGCCTGTACCCATACCAAACCTGGCCGATGGGAGGAAGGGGTATATCGAACTCCGGCAGGTACCTTTTTACGGCATCCAATATCCCTTTTACCCGGTTGATCCTTGGGGGTTCCTTGGTGGAAGTGATCTCCATGGTCCCGCCAAACCTTATCTTGTTTCCGTCCATTGGCGTTATGGCTACCCTTCCTTCCATCAGGATAGCTGGATGATTAAGTCGGTAGGCCGTATCTTCCATCGTGATCGAATAGCCCCTGCCACCAACCAATGGTAACGAAATATTCAATGAGGCGGCAAGTTCCCTGCTCCAGGCGCCACTGGCCAGCACCACGATATCTGCATGATGCCCACCTTTTGCAGTTACCACCCTGGTGATCCTGCTCCCCTGCCGTTCAAAACCTTTTACCGCTTCATTTGACAACAGTTCTACCCCCATGGACCTTAGCTTTGACAACAAGGAGTGCATCATCCGTGCCGGATACATATGGGCATCGCACTTGAAGAACAAAGCGCCTTTCACATTGACCCTGGTATGGGGTTCCATGGCCTGCACTTGCCCTGCAGTCAATATTTCGGCCTCCAGTCCAAGTTTCACTGCATCCTCACAAAAATGATGGGCATGGTCTTCCTTCTCTGCAGTCTGGAAATACTCTAATATCCCTTTGTGTTCATAGGCCATTTCAATACCCTGTGATTTCCAGTCAACATAACATTGCTGGCTCAGTAAACCGAAATCACGGAGAGGGATAGCCGCAGCTTTAACCCGCTCAGGGGTAGCCGCTTTCATGAACTTGAATCCCCAGTCTATCAAAGGCCAGCTTAAACGGGGTTGAACATAGAATGGGCTTTCTGGATTCAGCATCCATTTCAGTCCCTGCTTCACTATCCCGGGTGTGGCCAGGGGAACAAAATGGGAAGGGCTAACATAACCGGCATTGCCATAACTACAGTTGTTCTGCATATCATCCTTATCCACCACCACTACCTCCCAGCCACTTTGCCTGAGGTAGAGGGCTGCACTTAAGCCTACAATCCCGCCGCCGATCACGATCGCTTTCATGAATACTTTTGATTTTTGGAGTGGACGCAATATACTCAATAAGGCTTAGCCCAAAAGGCAGGCAGGAAACCAAAATGGAAACAGGATAAAGAAGCATCCATTTTATTCTTTATCGAATCATTCGAATACCTGTCAAAACCCAAGACCATCTAGTCCTGCTACTGCCTTGATCATGGTCAAAGAATAGTTTCAGAACCCTTCCAATTTACCGTCCGGTGGGTTAAAAATGTATATTTAACCATCAATTGTTGCACGCCATATGGAAACCTACGGTAAGATTCTGTTGATTGCCATGCCAGCCTTCCTGGCACTGGTCCTGCTTGAAAAATGGTATGGGTGGAGAAAGGGATTCGACACTGTCCGCACCATGGACATGATCTCCAGCCTTAGCTCGGGCATCACCAATGTTACCAAGGATGTACTTGGCCTGAGTATTGCCATCATCAGTTATGGATGGCTGGTGAAGCATTTGGCCATTATGCAGGTGCCATCCGGCCCGCTAACCTATTTCGTTGCTTTCTTGGCACTTGATTTTGCAGGTTACTGGACACACCGCATCGCGCATGAATACAATTTGTTCTGGAACAACCATATCATCCACCATAGCAGTGAGGAGTTCAACCTGGCCTGTGCGCTCAGGCAAAGCATTTCCCAGATCGTCAAGATCTTTGCCGTTTTCCTGGTTCCGGCAGCTATATTGGGTGTGCCGGAAAAAGTGATCGCCATTGTGGCCCCCTTGCATTTGTTCGCACAATTCTGGTACCATACCCGGCACATCAACAGGATGGGTTTCCTGGAAAAGATCATCGTAACCCCATCGCACCATCGGGTACACCATGCCATTAACCCACAATATCTCGACAAGAACTATTCACAGATCTTTATATTCTGGGATAAACTCTTCGGCACCTACCAGGAAGAGCTTCCGGATGTTCCGCCCGTTTATGGAATTACCCGTCCAGTCGCCACCTGGAACCCGATCAAGATCAATTTCCAACATCTCTGGTTATTGATCAGGGATGCCTGGCGCACCAGGAATATTAAGGATAAGTTCCGCATCTGGTTGATGCCCACTGGTTGGCGGCCCGCAGATGTTGCCGAAAAATACCCTGTTTTCAAGATCAATGATGTTTACCATTTTGAAAAATACGATCCCAAGGCTTCCCCGGCCTTACAAGCCTGGAGCTGGATACAGATCGGCCTCTGCCTGCTTTTCATCAGCTATCTTTTCGGGAATATTGCCACTATCGGCACTCCCCTAATGTTCTATTACGGGGCTTATGTTTTCCTGATGGTATATGCTTATACTGAACTGATGGACCGTAGTCCATACGCCTGGGTCTGGGAGACCTTAAAGAATTGTTTTGGCCTTTACCTGTTGATGCAACAAGGTGACTGGTTCGGGGCTTCTGCACTCATTCCTTTCATTAAGCCAATGCTGGTAGCGTACTTTATTGGTTCTACCCTCGTAGTGCTGTGGTTTGTAAAGGAAAACGCCAGGGAAGACAAAGCATCCCTGGCGCAAGCATGATCATGGGTGTGTAGCGTATAATTGAGTATTCTTTTGGACCTTACTCCTTTGCATCATAATCCATGAACTTTTTCCGGCCGGGAGGCGGGTAATGGAAATCCGGATCATCCAGTACCAGCACCCAATCCTGTCCGACCCCGGTAACAGGCGGTGTGAAGGTCATGGTATCATTGCGATAACTAGACCTTGCACTGCGCATCATTCCTGACTTAGGATCGTACCACCAGGCCATTACATTGGAATTTTTCATGAACCGCATATCCACTTTAATGGTGGTGCCCACCGGCATATAGATCATGGCATAGCTATTGTCCTGTCCACGGAAGGGGGTGATCAACCTGCCACCACTTCCCTGCCCTTCCACTATCATCAGGGGGTCATACACCCTGCCCACAAAAGGCCTGCTTTCGATCAGGTTCCTCAGGTAACCCATCTGGAAGGCGCCAGGACGATCCATGGCCTCCTGGTAGGGCCTGTCAACATGGTTAATAGGCACCTGGCGGGTATCATAGAATTGCCAAACCGCATGATGGCCATAGGTTACCCCGCAAGCCCCTGCAAAGACAGATCGATAGGTTTGCTTGCGCACATCATAATCATCGAAATAACCATTCTTGGGATCCCATTTTGGCCATGGATTTACCGGGTGGTCTTCGTAGTTAGGCTCCAGGTCTATGGTTGGCTTGGGAGAAGGCATTTTATAGTCGCGGCGAACCCAATCCCAAACCGGCACATCGTGACCGCCACCATGACCGCTTTGTATGGAATTCATGTTCAGCCAGGCTTCTTCATGGATCATCTGGGAAGTGCTTTTTTCGCCTCCCCAGGTATGGTAGGTAATGAACGCATTGTATCCCGATCCTTCCTGGATACCCCTGGCCATTTCCCTCCAGATTGGTCGCCAATCTTCATTATCCTTCATCGGGGGCCTGTCGCCACCTAACACCCAAAGGATATTGGTATGGTGGCGATAGCGGGTTCCCAACCATTTTCCGTACGTATAGGCCTTCTTCTTGTCGAATACCACCGGGCCGAGTCCCCAATTGGGGGTCACTTTATCCCCCCAGGTAGGTAATAAGGCCATATACATTTCCTTCTCTGCTGCGTATTGGACAGTAGCATCAATGAGTTCAAAATACCTTTCATTGGGTTTATCCGGATCGAGGTCCTTGAAAGGAACAACTGAATATCGGTTCATCTTTCGCAGGCCATCATGCTCCGTAAGCACTACTGCCTGGATCACGTTAAAACCTTTCTGCTGCCTGTTCTTGATGTATTCCTTTATCTCCTCAAAAGTGAGGCGGTGGAACAGTTCCCAACCGGTATCCCCTAACCAGAAGAAAGGCTGGCCATTTTCTTTTACCAGGCTATGGGCATCAGCTCCCACCCTGATCCTGGATAATCGACCGGATTGTGCGTGACTGTTGATGGCAGTAAAGGCAACTGCCAGATAGAGAAAGAAGCGGTTTAGTTTCATCAGTATAGGATTTATCAGGGTTTCTGCAGGAAAGTTAAAACAATCCCACTAGTCACCGAAGATACAAAAAGGTTAATTTGCCCATTCAAGGAATACCATGCCTGCAACAAAAAAGCTATTGGCGGAACTGAACAAGGAGATGAGGTCGCATGCCCATCCCGGGCAGGCAAAGGCAATGGCGGCTTACATGAAGGATCATTTCCCCTTCCTTGGGATCAAGCAACCGACCAGGAAAGAAATTTCCAAACCATTTATCAAGGCTTCCCGGGAATGGGAAGGAATGCAGGTCATTGAACTGGCCAGGTCGCTTTGGGGCATGCCGGAAAGGGAGTTCCATTATGTCGCCATGGATTTGCTCGAAGCCAACAGAAAAAAATGGGATACGCAGTTCTTCGATTGCTTCCTTTACCTGGCTGGAAAAAACCAGTGGTGGGATTCGATAGACACTATCGCATCCAGGTTGATCGGAAAATACCTTTATAGCCATCCTGGTAAGAAACTGGTGCGTCAATGGACAGCAAGTGAGGATATCTGGATGAACAGGATCGCCCTGCTCTATCAACTTAACTATAAAGAGAAGACAGATACCAAAACATTGTTCACTACTATCCTTAAGGTTAAGCATAAAAAGGATTTCTTTATCCAGAAGGCTGTCGGCTGGAGCCTCCGGCAATTGTACAGGACAGATCCGGGGACTGTGAAAACCTTTCTGGAATCAGTTGAACTATCCCCTCTGGCAAAGAGGGAAGCATTGAAGCACGACATGGCATTTGGCCAGTAATCCAACCTTTCATCAAAGAACATCGACCAGCCATCAAGTTCCACCCATTTACCCTGTTTTTGTCGTAAATTCCCTGTCTAGAAATCATTTGCCTATGCCTTCTTATCAACTATCCATCAATGGCAAGAAATACCAGGTGGAAGCAGAACCCAATATGCCATTATTATGGGTGATCCGCGACCTGGTGCAACTGACCGGGACAAAGTTTGGTTGCGGTATTGCCCAATGTGGAGCTTGCACGGTACACCTGAATGGTAACCCTATACGCTCCTGCTCAACACCAGTCTCTGCGGTGGCCAACAAGCCCATCACCACCATCGAAGGATTGAGTTCCGACAACTCCCATCCGGTGCAACAGGCATGGATAGCAGAACAGGTGCCGCAATGTGGCTATTGCCAGAGCGGGCAGATCATGGCAGCCACTGCATTATTGAGTAAAAAGCCCAATCCAACCGATGCAGATATTGATGCTGCCATGCAGGGACATATCTGCCGTTGCGGAACCTACCCAAGGATCAGGAAAGCCAT is drawn from Flavihumibacter rivuli and contains these coding sequences:
- a CDS encoding sterol desaturase family protein, yielding METYGKILLIAMPAFLALVLLEKWYGWRKGFDTVRTMDMISSLSSGITNVTKDVLGLSIAIISYGWLVKHLAIMQVPSGPLTYFVAFLALDFAGYWTHRIAHEYNLFWNNHIIHHSSEEFNLACALRQSISQIVKIFAVFLVPAAILGVPEKVIAIVAPLHLFAQFWYHTRHINRMGFLEKIIVTPSHHRVHHAINPQYLDKNYSQIFIFWDKLFGTYQEELPDVPPVYGITRPVATWNPIKINFQHLWLLIRDAWRTRNIKDKFRIWLMPTGWRPADVAEKYPVFKINDVYHFEKYDPKASPALQAWSWIQIGLCLLFISYLFGNIATIGTPLMFYYGAYVFLMVYAYTELMDRSPYAWVWETLKNCFGLYLLMQQGDWFGASALIPFIKPMLVAYFIGSTLVVLWFVKENAREDKASLAQA
- a CDS encoding glycoside hydrolase family 140 protein, translated to MKLNRFFLYLAVAFTAINSHAQSGRLSRIRVGADAHSLVKENGQPFFWLGDTGWELFHRLTFEEIKEYIKNRQQKGFNVIQAVVLTEHDGLRKMNRYSVVPFKDLDPDKPNERYFELIDATVQYAAEKEMYMALLPTWGDKVTPNWGLGPVVFDKKKAYTYGKWLGTRYRHHTNILWVLGGDRPPMKDNEDWRPIWREMARGIQEGSGYNAFITYHTWGGEKSTSQMIHEEAWLNMNSIQSGHGGGHDVPVWDWVRRDYKMPSPKPTIDLEPNYEDHPVNPWPKWDPKNGYFDDYDVRKQTYRSVFAGACGVTYGHHAVWQFYDTRQVPINHVDRPYQEAMDRPGAFQMGYLRNLIESRPFVGRVYDPLMIVEGQGSGGRLITPFRGQDNSYAMIYMPVGTTIKVDMRFMKNSNVMAWWYDPKSGMMRSARSSYRNDTMTFTPPVTGVGQDWVLVLDDPDFHYPPPGRKKFMDYDAKE
- a CDS encoding DNA alkylation repair protein; protein product: MPATKKLLAELNKEMRSHAHPGQAKAMAAYMKDHFPFLGIKQPTRKEISKPFIKASREWEGMQVIELARSLWGMPEREFHYVAMDLLEANRKKWDTQFFDCFLYLAGKNQWWDSIDTIASRLIGKYLYSHPGKKLVRQWTASEDIWMNRIALLYQLNYKEKTDTKTLFTTILKVKHKKDFFIQKAVGWSLRQLYRTDPGTVKTFLESVELSPLAKREALKHDMAFGQ
- a CDS encoding (2Fe-2S)-binding protein encodes the protein MPSYQLSINGKKYQVEAEPNMPLLWVIRDLVQLTGTKFGCGIAQCGACTVHLNGNPIRSCSTPVSAVANKPITTIEGLSSDNSHPVQQAWIAEQVPQCGYCQSGQIMAATALLSKKPNPTDADIDAAMQGHICRCGTYPRIRKAIKTAAAMMAENTK